The Desmonostoc muscorum LEGE 12446 genome includes a region encoding these proteins:
- a CDS encoding reverse transcriptase/maturase family protein: protein MGLPKGRESYGDGVTIVVVGVSPHQGKRENRLQGEVSQVIRCNRNREVREMRTAETILNIIRERGQRGLPVENVYRLLYNPDLYLRAYAKLNSNAGAMTPGATLETVDGMSLEKINTIIEALRYERYRWTPVRRIYIPKKNGKLRPLGMPSWSDKLLQEAIRSILEAYYEPQFSEHSHGFRPQRGCHTALKEITQKGRATKWFIEGDISACFDRIDHFILLKILQDKIHDNRFIRLIKGLLDAGYLENWKYNSTYSGVPQGAVVSPILSNLVLDKLDKYVEQELIPAYTRGQRRSVFPPYNVLTKAAAKARKIGNLSEARKLSQQAQSIPSRDPNDPNFRRLWYTRYADDFLLGVVGSKSEAVEIKQKIATFLRDSLKLELSEEKTLVTHARDEAAKFLGYEIHILHADDKHDHRGQRCINGSVGLRVPKSVIKDHCVKYMRSGKPIHLTQRVNDNAYSIVSQYQAEYRGLVQYYRMAYNLHTLSLLKRVMELSLVKTLAKKFKTTCQKIYRQYRTTIDTKDGTYKVLQITMERDNNKPLITHFGGVCLRWNKWVKIDDNLANHIWNGRSEVIQRLLAQKCEICGATDNIEVHHIRKLADIKPHGCKERPEWMVKNVST from the coding sequence ATGGGATTGCCTAAAGGACGCGAGTCCTATGGTGACGGAGTGACAATAGTAGTCGTGGGAGTATCGCCCCACCAGGGAAAACGGGAGAACCGTTTACAGGGCGAAGTGTCACAGGTAATTAGATGTAACAGAAATCGAGAGGTACGCGAGATGCGAACAGCCGAAACGATACTGAACATCATACGTGAGCGCGGACAACGTGGGTTGCCAGTAGAAAACGTGTATCGACTGCTATATAACCCAGATTTGTACCTACGCGCCTACGCCAAGCTAAACAGCAACGCAGGTGCAATGACACCAGGCGCTACGCTGGAAACAGTGGATGGGATGTCCCTGGAGAAAATTAATACCATCATTGAGGCTCTGAGATATGAGCGATATAGATGGACACCAGTGCGACGTATTTACATCCCCAAGAAGAACGGTAAATTAAGACCTCTTGGTATGCCTTCCTGGTCAGATAAATTACTTCAAGAAGCAATTCGATCCATACTAGAAGCCTACTATGAGCCTCAGTTTAGCGAACACTCTCACGGTTTTCGACCCCAACGCGGATGTCATACAGCACTGAAAGAAATTACCCAAAAAGGTCGAGCTACTAAGTGGTTTATCGAAGGAGATATCAGCGCGTGTTTTGACAGAATAGACCATTTTATCCTGTTAAAAATACTACAAGATAAAATCCACGACAATCGCTTTATTCGACTAATCAAGGGATTGCTGGATGCAGGGTATTTAGAAAATTGGAAATACAATTCCACTTATAGCGGGGTTCCGCAGGGTGCAGTTGTAAGCCCAATACTTTCCAATCTGGTGCTAGACAAATTGGACAAATACGTCGAACAGGAATTAATACCAGCATACACACGAGGTCAACGAAGGAGTGTTTTCCCACCGTACAATGTGCTGACCAAAGCAGCAGCCAAAGCACGAAAAATAGGAAATTTGTCAGAAGCGCGGAAACTGAGCCAACAGGCACAATCGATTCCGTCCCGTGACCCCAATGACCCAAACTTTCGTCGCCTTTGGTATACAAGGTATGCCGATGATTTTCTGTTAGGAGTAGTAGGCTCAAAATCTGAAGCTGTGGAAATCAAACAGAAAATTGCTACGTTTCTACGTGACTCTTTAAAACTGGAACTCAGTGAAGAAAAGACGCTCGTTACCCATGCTCGTGACGAAGCTGCTAAATTCCTGGGTTATGAAATCCACATACTACACGCCGATGATAAGCATGACCATCGTGGTCAAAGATGTATCAACGGTAGTGTGGGTCTTCGGGTTCCAAAAAGCGTAATTAAAGACCACTGTGTTAAATATATGCGCTCTGGGAAGCCTATACACCTGACGCAAAGAGTCAACGATAATGCCTACAGCATAGTTAGCCAGTATCAAGCGGAATATCGAGGATTAGTCCAGTATTACCGCATGGCTTACAACCTCCACACTCTCTCCTTACTGAAACGAGTTATGGAGCTTTCTTTAGTAAAAACTTTGGCAAAGAAGTTTAAAACTACATGCCAGAAAATTTACAGACAGTATCGCACAACCATTGATACCAAAGATGGTACTTACAAGGTATTACAAATTACAATGGAGCGCGATAACAATAAGCCTTTGATAACTCATTTTGGTGGTGTCTGTTTGCGATGGAATAAGTGGGTCAAAATAGACGATAACCTGGCTAATCATATCTGGAACGGGCGTAGTGAAGTCATTCAACGTCTTTTAGCCCAAAAATGTGAAATTTGCGGAGCAACGGATAATATTGAAGTCCACCATATCCGCAAACTAGCAGACATTAAGCCTCATGGATGTAAAGAACGTCCAGAATGGATGGTAAAAAATGTCAGCACGTAA
- a CDS encoding reverse transcriptase N-terminal domain-containing protein translates to MSKTRPVNLKLAEKAIHPDKPILKAKNDKSTVEWKHNNWRKLEKRVYKLQKRIYRASSRGDVKAVRRLQKTLMKSWSAKVLAVRRVTQDNQGKKTAGVDGIKSLTPKQRFTLVAKLKPNSKCRPTRRVWIPKPGGEEKRPLGIPTMYDRALQALVKMALEPEWEARFEPNSYGFRPGRSCHDAIEAIFIAIKQKPKYVLDADIAKCVRRDS, encoded by the coding sequence ATGTCTAAAACGCGACCAGTCAATCTTAAACTAGCAGAAAAAGCAATCCACCCGGATAAGCCAATTCTAAAGGCAAAGAACGACAAATCGACGGTGGAATGGAAACACAACAACTGGCGAAAGTTAGAAAAACGTGTTTACAAGTTGCAAAAAAGAATTTACAGAGCCTCATCTCGTGGTGATGTCAAAGCAGTACGCAGACTCCAGAAGACACTGATGAAGTCTTGGTCAGCAAAGGTCTTAGCGGTCAGAAGGGTAACACAAGACAACCAAGGTAAGAAAACGGCGGGTGTAGACGGCATCAAATCGCTGACTCCAAAGCAACGTTTCACCTTAGTTGCCAAATTAAAACCAAACTCAAAATGTCGCCCAACTAGGCGGGTATGGATTCCCAAGCCCGGAGGAGAAGAAAAGCGACCATTGGGTATCCCTACAATGTACGACCGAGCCTTGCAAGCACTTGTCAAGATGGCGTTAGAACCAGAATGGGAAGCGCGATTTGAACCTAACAGTTATGGGTTCAGACCAGGACGCTCATGCCATGATGCAATTGAAGCAATATTCATTGCAATCAAGCAAAAGCCAAAATATGTGCTGGATGCTGACATTGCTAAATGCGTGCGCCGTGACAGTTAA
- a CDS encoding COG1470 family protein: MQAKFNPLQVYINPADIQFGMPGDTIVLYVVVSNQGDQSAVIDLYFVFDEVFQNLTGWSSSPRESLSLDPGQNSDEVKFEFQIAPDASVGTYDYTLVVDSPLHYPQDTPKTFRNEIKVLQKEQTAIRVNDPTFFIRPNTNPNKTLIFNFSEPLQVEVIVDNRSFRVDRFRLTCPDLDDDWFTINYPTTGFEGQGLVSDVTALELNPAAQGQILLKFHPPADTIAGSYSPTIRLYSENSPDLVLLDLVYIQIPTNYRLDIELNTILGQVSRSLGKYELSLANRGNIVRELALSLKSRDEEELYTYTFDPTEVRLLPSRSAIGNLTIKPRPWWRRPWFGTGLVINFKVDIKDQQSLPLSNTLPQGTLIWKPRPWWQFLLLILGILGLLGGIGFIIWRILNPEPLRLESFDTNTSVRKITEGDEVALKWEIHNYKQLQKLVLTTKGSQPIQPIIYDFSNGIPESLGKGSANEIPPCQVQEKQELICSDVKTGVRTRGNYTFELQAFYRNGIQLFSRKDQVATQTTQVEIAEKEIPQVITFQADKTQYTKGQNILFSWAIARPLLLAQIQVIGSADDGTSYGEPITYKFNQGNIADPKLQKLCTQQNQQLQCTNIPLPAYKSGKFAFEIKAFPNNGSQKTDSKKIESKIAILPKPFQIVSFTINGSEEPNRELNEGTTATLSWRVEGEKENIQVKLQPYGDVQLSGSKQLTVNRAFPTQIILQVSDKSGNQPPQERGFAIQFIPRPEPTPIPPINPTPPTLPPSSNPFKGF, from the coding sequence ATGCAAGCTAAATTCAATCCACTGCAAGTTTATATCAACCCAGCTGATATCCAATTTGGGATGCCGGGAGATACCATTGTTCTCTATGTAGTAGTGAGCAATCAGGGAGATCAAAGTGCTGTTATTGATTTATATTTTGTTTTTGATGAGGTATTTCAAAATTTAACAGGCTGGTCTAGTTCTCCTAGAGAAAGTTTATCGTTAGATCCAGGGCAAAATAGCGACGAAGTAAAATTTGAATTTCAAATTGCCCCTGATGCTTCCGTAGGAACCTATGACTATACCCTAGTCGTAGATTCGCCTCTGCATTATCCCCAAGACACTCCCAAAACCTTCCGCAACGAAATTAAAGTTCTCCAAAAAGAACAAACCGCAATTCGGGTGAACGACCCGACATTTTTCATTAGACCTAACACTAATCCCAATAAAACCCTGATTTTCAACTTTAGTGAACCTTTGCAAGTCGAAGTAATAGTTGATAATCGTTCTTTTCGTGTAGACCGTTTCCGCTTGACTTGCCCAGATTTAGACGACGACTGGTTCACAATTAATTATCCCACCACTGGATTTGAGGGACAAGGCTTAGTGTCTGACGTGACAGCACTCGAACTTAACCCTGCTGCTCAAGGTCAAATATTGTTGAAATTTCATCCACCTGCGGATACCATCGCCGGCAGTTATTCTCCGACAATCCGCTTGTATTCGGAAAACTCTCCAGACTTAGTGCTACTAGATTTGGTATACATCCAAATTCCCACAAATTATCGCCTAGATATAGAACTTAATACCATTTTGGGACAAGTTAGCCGGAGTCTTGGCAAGTATGAATTATCACTAGCTAACCGGGGTAATATTGTCCGCGAACTGGCATTGAGCTTAAAAAGTCGAGACGAAGAAGAACTGTATACTTACACTTTTGATCCTACTGAGGTGAGATTATTACCTAGTAGAAGCGCGATCGGCAATTTGACAATCAAACCCAGACCTTGGTGGCGACGACCGTGGTTTGGTACAGGGCTAGTTATCAACTTTAAAGTTGACATCAAAGACCAACAAAGTTTACCTTTATCTAACACATTGCCTCAGGGAACATTGATATGGAAACCTCGTCCTTGGTGGCAATTTCTCCTGTTAATTTTAGGAATTTTAGGCTTATTAGGCGGCATAGGATTTATTATTTGGCGAATTTTAAACCCCGAACCTTTGAGATTAGAAAGTTTTGATACCAATACTAGCGTGCGTAAAATAACTGAAGGCGATGAGGTAGCTTTGAAGTGGGAAATTCACAACTATAAACAGTTACAAAAGCTGGTTTTGACAACCAAAGGTTCACAACCAATTCAGCCTATTATCTATGACTTCAGCAATGGCATTCCTGAGTCACTAGGCAAAGGAAGCGCTAATGAAATACCTCCTTGTCAGGTGCAAGAAAAACAAGAGCTAATTTGTAGCGATGTCAAAACTGGCGTGAGAACTAGAGGGAATTATACTTTTGAGTTACAAGCTTTTTATCGTAATGGGATACAATTATTTTCTCGAAAAGACCAAGTAGCAACCCAAACAACTCAAGTAGAAATAGCTGAGAAAGAAATTCCTCAAGTGATTACTTTTCAAGCAGATAAAACACAGTATACAAAAGGTCAAAATATTCTTTTCAGTTGGGCGATCGCTCGTCCTCTATTGCTGGCACAAATTCAAGTTATCGGTAGTGCTGATGATGGTACATCCTATGGTGAACCAATTACTTATAAATTTAATCAAGGTAATATTGCCGACCCGAAGCTGCAAAAACTCTGCACACAACAAAATCAACAACTGCAATGTACAAATATTCCTTTACCAGCATATAAATCTGGAAAATTTGCCTTTGAAATCAAAGCTTTTCCTAATAATGGCAGTCAAAAAACTGATTCTAAAAAGATTGAATCTAAAATAGCAATATTACCGAAACCATTTCAGATTGTTTCTTTCACAATCAACGGTAGTGAAGAACCAAATAGAGAACTCAACGAAGGAACAACTGCTACTCTGAGTTGGAGAGTAGAAGGAGAAAAAGAAAATATTCAGGTTAAACTTCAGCCCTACGGAGACGTTCAACTAAGTGGCTCAAAGCAGCTTACAGTCAATCGAGCCTTTCCGACTCAAATCATACTGCAAGTTAGTGATAAATCTGGTAACCAGCCACCCCAAGAGAGAGGGTTTGCGATCCAATTCATCCCAAGACCAGAGCCTACTCCCATACCTCCCATTAACCCAACTCCACCTACTCTCCCACCCAGCAGTAACCCATTTAAGGGTTTTTGA
- a CDS encoding group II intron reverse transcriptase, with the protein MGLELKPSKTRLAHTLNKYEGQEAGFNFLGFNVRQYPVSKYNTGCNTNGKSLGFKTLITPSKEKVKVHYKQIAGIIEQHKPAPQAALIAHLNPVITGWANYFSTVVSKETYSELDMKVYRKLKSWGKRRHPNKSGKWVANKYWQTIDGDNWVFATPQEGKNPMQLLKHSATEIRRYVKVKGEASPYDGNLIYWSTRMGNNPEVPRKVATLLKRQKGKCAHCGLYFTEYSVIEIDHIIPKSKGGKSEYKNLQLLHRHCHDEKTASDGSLGNKSGCNSAKPKPELTGNRGTHDKSLIIEEPDEAKVCAVVRTDRIANTVGWSLG; encoded by the coding sequence ATGGGACTTGAACTTAAACCAAGTAAAACGCGCCTTGCCCATACTCTGAATAAATACGAAGGGCAAGAAGCGGGGTTTAATTTCCTGGGGTTTAACGTCAGGCAGTACCCAGTAAGCAAATACAACACAGGTTGTAATACAAATGGGAAATCTCTTGGTTTCAAGACGCTCATCACCCCCAGCAAAGAAAAGGTCAAGGTGCATTACAAACAAATTGCCGGAATAATAGAACAGCATAAACCCGCCCCTCAAGCGGCACTGATAGCCCACTTGAATCCAGTCATCACTGGATGGGCTAATTATTTCAGCACAGTAGTCAGCAAGGAAACGTATTCCGAGCTAGACATGAAAGTGTACCGGAAGCTAAAAAGCTGGGGCAAAAGAAGACATCCGAATAAGTCAGGTAAATGGGTAGCCAATAAATACTGGCAAACCATTGACGGGGATAACTGGGTATTTGCAACTCCGCAGGAGGGTAAAAACCCAATGCAACTACTAAAACATAGCGCCACAGAAATCAGGCGATATGTGAAGGTTAAAGGCGAAGCCAGTCCTTATGACGGAAACCTTATTTACTGGAGTACAAGAATGGGTAATAACCCCGAAGTCCCAAGGAAAGTGGCAACACTCCTGAAACGACAGAAAGGTAAATGTGCCCACTGCGGACTATATTTCACAGAATACTCGGTGATAGAAATTGACCATATCATTCCTAAGTCAAAAGGAGGAAAGAGTGAATATAAAAACCTTCAATTACTACACCGACATTGCCACGATGAAAAGACCGCCTCTGATGGCAGTCTGGGTAACAAATCTGGCTGTAACAGCGCCAAACCTAAGCCTGAACTAACAGGTAATCGAGGTACTCATGACAAGAGCCTTATTATTGAGGAGCCGGATGAAGCGAAAGTGTGCGCCGTGGTACGCACTGATAGAATTGCCAACACAGTTGGCTGGAGTTTGGGGTAA
- a CDS encoding reverse transcriptase domain-containing protein — protein MRNAETILSVIRDRGYRGLPLDDIYRQLFNPNLYLLAYSRIYKNDGAMTQGITSETVDGMSIKKIENLIEDIRYERFRWTPVRRINIPKKNGKTRPLGIPTWNDKLIQEVIRLILEAYYEPQFSNSSHGFRQERGCHTALTVIDRTWQGTKWFIEGDIRGCFDNIDHKILMSTLRETIQDNRFLRLIENLLKAGYCEQWKYYSTLSGTPQGSILSPILANIYLDKFDKFIEQILIPEYTLGKHRAENPEYSKLVKLAWYYRKNGQVDKARQLEIKYQKMPSKNVRDPKYRRLNYVRYADDFLLGFIGSFQETKEIKEKLKTFLADNLQLELSPEKTLITNARNEAASFLGYKILVQYSDDKHTNGKRSINGIIALRIPARLIEEKCTLYMRNGKPIHRPELINDDDFTIINIYQSEFRGYVQFYSLAQNIAWLRKLQWIMSSSLMKTLACKHRTSVAKICAKYKKTVKLPQGLRKCVEITVPVEGKKSLVARFGGIQLKRNLKATILDLPTNRKPAFRNELIKRLLASECEICGAKGDIEVHHIRALKDLKAKGRKEKPQWMQIMSARRRKTLMVCPQCHDAIHAGKPTSKRVS, from the coding sequence ATGCGAAACGCCGAAACGATTTTAAGTGTAATCCGAGACAGAGGCTACCGTGGTTTACCTCTGGATGATATCTACAGACAACTTTTCAACCCCAATTTATACCTCTTGGCGTACAGCCGCATCTACAAAAATGATGGGGCAATGACGCAAGGAATTACATCAGAGACTGTTGATGGGATGTCCATCAAAAAGATTGAAAACCTCATAGAGGATATTCGCTATGAACGTTTTCGGTGGACACCAGTACGGCGAATTAATATTCCCAAGAAAAATGGAAAAACTCGACCTCTGGGTATTCCCACTTGGAACGATAAATTGATTCAGGAAGTAATACGTTTAATATTAGAAGCGTACTACGAGCCTCAATTTTCTAACAGCAGTCATGGTTTTCGACAAGAGCGCGGATGCCATACGGCGCTAACAGTAATAGACCGTACTTGGCAAGGAACTAAATGGTTTATCGAAGGAGATATTCGCGGTTGCTTTGACAATATAGATCATAAAATCTTAATGTCAACCTTACGCGAGACAATCCAAGATAATCGTTTCTTGAGATTGATTGAAAACTTACTCAAGGCAGGTTACTGTGAGCAATGGAAATATTATTCCACCCTGAGCGGAACGCCGCAAGGCTCGATTTTATCACCCATACTCGCCAATATCTATCTTGACAAATTCGATAAATTTATCGAACAGATACTCATCCCAGAATATACACTTGGTAAACATCGGGCAGAAAATCCAGAGTATTCAAAACTCGTAAAACTTGCTTGGTATTACAGGAAAAACGGACAAGTTGATAAAGCGCGTCAACTGGAAATTAAATACCAGAAAATGCCTTCTAAAAATGTTCGTGACCCTAAATACAGAAGGTTAAATTACGTCCGCTATGCAGACGATTTCCTACTTGGTTTTATTGGCTCATTCCAAGAGACAAAAGAAATTAAGGAAAAACTCAAGACATTTTTAGCTGACAATCTTCAGTTGGAACTGTCACCAGAAAAGACCCTGATTACTAATGCTAGGAATGAGGCAGCAAGCTTTCTAGGTTACAAAATTCTAGTCCAATATTCTGACGATAAGCATACCAATGGTAAACGCTCAATCAACGGAATTATTGCACTAAGAATCCCAGCAAGACTTATAGAAGAAAAATGTACCCTATACATGAGGAATGGTAAACCCATTCATCGCCCTGAATTAATAAATGATGATGATTTTACTATTATCAACATTTACCAATCGGAATTTAGAGGGTATGTACAATTCTATAGCCTTGCCCAAAATATTGCATGGCTGCGAAAACTTCAATGGATTATGTCGAGTTCGCTGATGAAAACCCTTGCCTGTAAACACAGAACTAGCGTGGCTAAAATCTGCGCCAAGTATAAGAAGACGGTAAAGCTTCCACAAGGCTTGAGAAAGTGTGTGGAAATAACTGTCCCAGTAGAAGGTAAGAAATCCCTGGTGGCTCGCTTTGGCGGCATCCAATTAAAACGCAACCTAAAAGCAACCATTCTAGACCTGCCAACAAATAGAAAGCCCGCGTTCAGAAATGAACTAATTAAACGGCTTCTTGCTTCGGAATGTGAGATTTGCGGGGCAAAAGGTGATATTGAGGTTCACCATATTCGTGCCCTTAAAGACCTCAAAGCCAAGGGTAGAAAGGAAAAACCGCAATGGATGCAAATTATGTCCGCACGTAGAAGGAAAACTCTCATGGTTTGCCCTCAATGCCATGATGCAATACACGCTGGTAAACCAACATCTAAACGAGTCTCGTGA
- a CDS encoding serine/threonine protein kinase: MKSPPSSNSWNGRFVGDNQRYRLDRRLGGGGMGEVFLAMDTRVGQEVALKLLKDTLVASQEMRKRFEREVAVCAALQSDHIVKISDCGVTPEGFPFYVMEYLRGQTLRQLLLREKRLSVDRTVKIMAQVCKGLQLAHQGVTLQRDGGKSTEHIKVVHRDLKPDNIFLVPTDLGEWVKVLDFGVAKIRSESSENTNITNITSTFIGTFRYAPPEQIQSDKNLDARGDIYSLGIILYEMLSAADPFGISIKGSHISEASWVLAHAYEPPKPLREQPGCENLPEQLEAVVMKCLHKNPANRFATVEELNQALQAAAKFVTGTTSVPGQANVQPRPSYNQGSNHETLPRQSNDDTILRPPAAYNQGSNHETVPRQSSDDTIIRPPTAYNQGSNHETVPRQSSDDTIIRPPDAYNQGSNHETVPRPFNPIEQSQPEETIPRPPSGYNQGSNHETIPRPFNPVEQNQPESNNPQHSPVNNPNGSKPDATLFQPRPASNQGTPQVPPDKTLYQPRPASNQGTPQVPPDKTLYQPRPISNPSTPPVPTDKTLYQPRSASPTDRPEVPLDRTLYQPRPVTPQSRPQARTDDTIYQPRPNDQPATGNTPNLLRILGVILAIGATLAVVTFIYTQLQSPKNSNNEQSLSNGDRIYS, from the coding sequence ATGAAATCCCCACCTTCTTCAAATTCTTGGAATGGCCGCTTCGTAGGTGATAACCAGCGGTATCGTTTAGACCGACGGTTAGGCGGAGGTGGCATGGGAGAAGTCTTCCTGGCAATGGACACCCGTGTAGGTCAAGAGGTAGCGTTAAAGTTGCTCAAAGATACGCTGGTGGCTTCACAAGAAATGAGAAAGCGTTTTGAGCGTGAGGTGGCAGTTTGTGCTGCTTTACAAAGTGACCACATCGTGAAAATTAGTGATTGTGGAGTCACTCCCGAAGGCTTTCCATTTTACGTGATGGAATATTTACGGGGACAAACCCTCAGACAATTATTGCTGCGTGAAAAGCGGCTGTCTGTCGATCGCACTGTAAAAATTATGGCGCAAGTTTGCAAGGGTCTACAGCTTGCCCATCAAGGAGTGACTCTGCAACGAGATGGAGGAAAAAGCACTGAGCATATTAAGGTAGTTCATCGTGACCTGAAACCAGATAATATATTTCTAGTGCCTACAGATTTGGGAGAGTGGGTAAAGGTTCTAGATTTTGGTGTTGCCAAAATCCGTAGTGAATCTTCGGAAAACACCAACATTACAAATATCACGAGTACATTCATTGGTACATTTCGTTACGCACCTCCGGAACAAATCCAAAGTGATAAAAACCTCGATGCTAGAGGTGATATTTACAGCTTAGGGATTATCCTTTATGAAATGCTGAGTGCAGCCGATCCATTTGGGATTAGCATTAAGGGTAGTCATATCAGCGAAGCTTCCTGGGTATTAGCTCATGCCTATGAGCCACCAAAACCACTGCGGGAGCAACCAGGCTGTGAGAATCTGCCTGAACAATTGGAAGCCGTGGTTATGAAATGTCTCCACAAGAACCCAGCTAACCGATTTGCCACCGTAGAAGAACTGAATCAGGCTTTGCAAGCTGCTGCCAAATTTGTCACAGGCACTACTAGTGTACCCGGACAGGCTAATGTGCAGCCACGACCTTCCTACAATCAAGGTTCAAATCACGAAACCCTTCCTAGACAATCGAACGACGACACCATTCTTCGTCCTCCAGCTGCCTATAATCAAGGCTCAAATCACGAAACTGTTCCTAGACAATCAAGCGACGACACAATTATTCGCCCTCCAACTGCTTATAATCAAGGCTCAAATCACGAAACTGTTCCTAGACAATCAAGCGACGACACAATCATTCGTCCTCCAGATGCCTATAATCAAGGCTCAAATCACGAAACTGTTCCTAGACCATTCAACCCGATTGAGCAAAGCCAACCTGAGGAAACTATTCCTCGGCCTCCTTCTGGGTACAATCAAGGGTCAAATCACGAAACTATTCCTAGACCATTTAACCCAGTTGAGCAAAATCAACCTGAGAGCAACAATCCTCAACATAGTCCCGTGAATAACCCGAACGGTAGCAAACCGGATGCAACCTTGTTTCAACCACGACCGGCATCCAATCAAGGTACACCGCAAGTACCACCAGATAAAACACTGTATCAACCGCGACCAGCATCCAATCAAGGTACACCTCAAGTACCACCAGATAAAACACTGTATCAACCACGACCTATTTCTAATCCAAGTACACCACCAGTACCAACAGACAAAACATTGTATCAACCGCGATCTGCATCTCCGACGGACAGACCAGAAGTGCCATTAGATAGGACATTGTATCAACCGAGACCTGTAACTCCTCAAAGCAGACCACAAGCGCGAACTGATGACACTATTTACCAACCAAGGCCAAATGACCAGCCAGCTACGGGAAATACTCCCAATTTATTGCGAATCTTGGGAGTCATCTTAGCAATTGGAGCGACTTTAGCAGTAGTAACCTTTATATATACTCAATTGCAATCTCCTAAAAACTCAAACAACGAGCAAAGTTTGTCTAATGGCGATCGCATTTACAGCTAA
- a CDS encoding FtsW/RodA/SpoVE family cell cycle protein: protein MNLRRLIPIFDNSVSNWALEARLLRWLTLIWLFVGLIMLFSASYPVADARHNDGLYYFKRQLLWVLVALIGFNIIVNSPLQKILGQSHWFLMVFLTLIFITLIPGLGKKAFDAARWIAIGPIPIQPSELIKPFLVLQSARLFGQWERIGWRVRCGWLVIFGLVLLGILAQPNLSTTALCGMTIWLIALAAGLPYKYLGGTAIGGVMLALLSISIKEYQRKRVMSFLNPWADATGDGYQLVQSLLAVGSGRTWGAGFGLSQQKLFYLPIQDTDFIFAVFAEEFGFVGSIVLLVLLAIFGTMGLIVALKAKNSVHRLVAIGVTILIVGQSLLHIGVATGSLPTTGLPLPMFSYGGNSMIASLIAAGLLIRVARESSEAEVVPLRKPQLSNGQRRKAFHKNRN, encoded by the coding sequence GTGAATCTACGCCGCCTGATTCCAATTTTTGATAATTCCGTCTCCAACTGGGCATTAGAAGCGCGGTTATTGCGCTGGTTAACATTGATTTGGCTGTTCGTCGGCTTGATCATGCTATTTTCAGCATCCTATCCCGTCGCTGATGCGCGTCATAATGATGGATTGTACTACTTTAAGCGGCAACTGCTTTGGGTTTTAGTTGCCTTAATCGGATTCAATATTATTGTTAATTCGCCATTGCAGAAAATTTTGGGACAATCCCATTGGTTTTTGATGGTGTTTTTGACGTTAATTTTCATAACGCTGATCCCAGGATTGGGAAAAAAGGCTTTTGATGCAGCGCGTTGGATAGCGATCGGGCCAATTCCCATTCAACCCTCGGAATTGATTAAACCGTTTCTGGTGCTACAGAGTGCGCGGCTTTTTGGTCAGTGGGAGCGAATTGGTTGGCGGGTTCGCTGCGGTTGGCTGGTTATTTTCGGTTTGGTACTTTTAGGAATTCTTGCCCAGCCTAATTTAAGTACAACAGCACTTTGTGGTATGACGATTTGGCTAATTGCCTTAGCCGCTGGGTTACCTTACAAGTATTTGGGAGGAACAGCGATCGGTGGAGTGATGTTGGCACTATTGAGTATTAGCATCAAAGAGTATCAGCGGAAGCGGGTGATGTCATTCCTCAATCCTTGGGCGGATGCCACAGGAGATGGTTACCAGTTGGTGCAAAGTCTACTAGCTGTTGGTTCTGGTAGAACTTGGGGAGCCGGATTTGGGCTTTCACAACAAAAGCTGTTTTATTTACCAATTCAAGACACTGATTTTATTTTTGCCGTGTTCGCCGAAGAGTTTGGTTTTGTTGGCAGTATTGTGCTGTTGGTACTTTTAGCTATATTTGGGACTATGGGATTAATCGTGGCGCTGAAGGCGAAAAATTCAGTGCATCGATTGGTGGCGATCGGTGTGACGATTTTGATAGTAGGACAATCATTGCTGCACATTGGTGTGGCCACAGGTTCTTTACCAACTACTGGCTTACCCTTGCCGATGTTTAGTTATGGTGGTAATTCCATGATTGCCAGTTTAATCGCTGCTGGATTATTGATTCGGGTAGCACGCGAAAGTAGCGAAGCTGAGGTGGTACCGTTGCGAAAACCTCAGTTGTCAAATGGGCAAAGACGCAAAGCTTTTCATAAAAATCGGAATTGA